In Liquorilactobacillus nagelii DSM 13675, the following proteins share a genomic window:
- the msrB gene encoding peptide-methionine (R)-S-oxide reductase MsrB codes for MTEKPELKQKIGSLAYEVTQHAATEKPFTGKYDQFDQPGIYVDIISGEPLFSSLDKYDAGCGWPAFTQPITKLQENRDYSLGMQRIEVRSQQANSHLGHVFNDGPVDQGGLRYCINSAALKFIPLDQLKTSGYGAYVKLFK; via the coding sequence TTGACTGAGAAACCTGAGCTAAAACAAAAAATTGGTTCTCTAGCTTATGAAGTTACTCAACATGCTGCAACTGAAAAACCTTTTACTGGTAAATATGATCAATTTGACCAACCAGGTATTTACGTTGATATTATTAGTGGTGAACCACTATTTTCATCTTTAGATAAATACGACGCCGGTTGCGGCTGGCCAGCTTTTACTCAACCAATAACTAAATTACAAGAAAACCGCGACTATTCTTTGGGAATGCAGCGCATTGAAGTCCGCAGTCAACAAGCAAATTCACACTTGGGTCATGTTTTCAATGATGGACCCGTTGACCAAGGCGGATTGCGGTATTGTATCAACTCAGCTGCTTTAAAATTTATTCCACTGGATCAATTAAAGACCTCTGGATATGGTGCTTACGTCAAACTATTCAAATAA
- the trpA gene encoding tryptophan synthase subunit alpha — protein MTKLKPETTLTNAFPKNRKALIGFVTAGDPSFEQSVAEILTLAQAGTDIIEIGIPFSDPVADGPVIQAADLRAFAAGMTTERVFELVTAVRQKSQVPLALLVYLNNVFKYGYERFFKRCAELQIGGLIIPDLPAEERAEVLPFAQKYGCALIPLVAPTSGKRIPQVVAGTSGFVYAVSSMGVTGTREEIKTNLTKMLAQIRQATDLPIAVGFGIHTAKQAADVAAIADGVIVGSAIVQLIAAKDETVSDKLDHYVRELKAAIN, from the coding sequence ATGACTAAATTAAAACCAGAAACAACATTAACCAACGCTTTTCCAAAAAATCGAAAAGCTTTAATCGGTTTTGTAACTGCTGGAGATCCCAGCTTTGAACAATCGGTAGCTGAAATACTGACACTTGCTCAAGCCGGGACGGATATTATTGAAATTGGAATTCCGTTTAGCGATCCAGTAGCTGATGGACCTGTGATTCAAGCGGCAGATTTACGAGCGTTTGCTGCTGGAATGACAACTGAAAGAGTTTTTGAGTTGGTAACGGCTGTGCGGCAGAAGAGTCAGGTTCCCCTTGCATTGTTAGTTTATTTGAATAATGTTTTTAAGTATGGCTATGAACGATTTTTTAAACGCTGTGCTGAGTTACAAATTGGCGGTTTAATTATTCCTGACTTACCGGCTGAAGAACGAGCCGAAGTTTTACCTTTTGCCCAGAAATATGGTTGTGCACTAATTCCATTAGTGGCACCAACATCGGGCAAACGAATTCCACAAGTAGTTGCTGGAACGAGCGGATTTGTTTATGCAGTTTCTTCGATGGGTGTTACTGGAACCAGAGAGGAAATTAAAACTAATTTGACTAAAATGCTTGCTCAAATTCGGCAAGCAACCGATTTGCCAATTGCTGTGGGTTTTGGAATTCACACTGCCAAACAAGCTGCAGATGTAGCAGCTATTGCTGATGGAGTAATTGTCGGCTCAGCAATTGTACAGTTAATTGCAGCAAAAGATGAAACCGTATCAGACAAGTTAGATCACTATGTCCGTGAACTCAAAGCGGCAATTAATTAG
- a CDS encoding polyphosphate kinase 2 family protein, which translates to MTFAKKFFYDGKKALDLNQNLTAVEDTPAKEVIKQQLVENIKKLAELQGKLYAQNRYGVLLVFQALDAAGKDSMIRHVMSGINPQGCEVTSFKQPSSLELDHDYLWRIHQHVPAKGNIGIFNRSYYEDVLVSRVHPELILNSHLAGITQLDQVDGQFFDKRFEDITYFENYLARNGILILKFFLHMSKEEQRLRFLRRIELPSHNWKFSEADIKERQYWDDYQQAYQIAISKTATKKNPWYLIPSDDKWYSRMCVSDIIVDRMKELPLHYPAMPEGKRAELKQALNFLKKEE; encoded by the coding sequence ATGACTTTTGCAAAGAAATTTTTTTACGATGGTAAGAAAGCTTTAGATCTCAATCAGAACTTGACGGCTGTAGAGGATACTCCTGCTAAAGAGGTAATTAAACAGCAATTAGTTGAAAATATAAAAAAATTAGCTGAATTACAAGGTAAACTTTATGCGCAAAATCGTTATGGTGTTTTATTAGTTTTTCAAGCTCTAGATGCAGCGGGCAAGGATAGCATGATCCGACATGTTATGAGTGGAATCAATCCTCAAGGTTGTGAAGTAACGAGTTTTAAGCAACCAAGTTCACTTGAATTGGATCACGACTATCTCTGGCGAATTCATCAGCATGTTCCCGCTAAGGGCAATATTGGGATTTTTAATCGTTCTTACTACGAGGATGTCTTGGTCAGTCGCGTTCATCCTGAGTTGATTTTGAATTCGCATTTAGCTGGAATAACACAATTAGATCAAGTGGATGGTCAATTTTTTGATAAACGATTTGAGGATATTACCTATTTTGAAAATTATTTAGCACGTAATGGAATTTTAATTTTGAAATTTTTCTTGCATATGTCAAAAGAAGAGCAGCGGTTGCGTTTTTTGCGGCGAATTGAGCTTCCTAGTCATAATTGGAAATTTTCAGAGGCTGATATCAAAGAACGGCAGTATTGGGATGATTATCAGCAAGCGTATCAAATAGCAATTAGCAAAACAGCGACTAAAAAGAATCCGTGGTATCTAATTCCATCAGATGATAAGTGGTATTCTAGAATGTGTGTCTCAGATATTATTGTTGATCGAATGAAAGAGTTACCACTGCATTACCCAGCAATGCCTGAAGGAAAGCGAGCAGAATTAAAACAAGCCTTGAACTTTTTAAAAAAAGAAGAATAG
- a CDS encoding PaaI family thioesterase, protein MNLLENLGIKIEQNTVAETVISVEITPKLLQPYGLVHGGINAVLAETAASLAANQFAPTGQVAVGVDLTTHHLRALSSGKIIAHAYPLHLGQRLQTWEVKTFAAKTEKLSSISTVTTCLQPHPIKQ, encoded by the coding sequence ATGAATTTGCTGGAAAATCTCGGCATCAAAATTGAACAAAACACAGTTGCAGAAACGGTTATTTCAGTTGAAATCACCCCGAAACTGCTACAGCCTTATGGCCTGGTCCATGGTGGAATTAATGCTGTTTTAGCCGAAACAGCTGCCAGCTTAGCAGCTAATCAATTTGCCCCAACTGGACAAGTAGCAGTAGGTGTTGACTTGACCACACATCATTTGCGTGCGCTTTCAAGTGGAAAAATCATTGCTCACGCTTACCCGCTACATCTGGGTCAGCGATTACAAACTTGGGAAGTTAAAACCTTTGCCGCTAAAACTGAAAAACTTTCAAGTATCAGTACCGTTACTACTTGCTTACAGCCACATCCTATTAAACAGTAA
- a CDS encoding ArgE/DapE family deacylase: protein MDKQEKIKVLTDLIAINSVNGNEVAVAKYLATFLAKYGILAKVDCFGDNRANLVAEFGEHKTQQVFCLTGHQDTVAVADKSQWHSNPFQAKITGDRLYGRGSADMKSGLAAEAIVLAELAEQKKTIPGVLRLVATAGEEFGTPGAYRLAKQGLIDDVQAMIVGEPTDGQIVYAHAGTINYQIKSYGKAVHSSAPEAGINAISGLVAYINAEPKLFADDPGDSDLGKVKHSITIVKGGSQINIIPDQAELFGNIRPTPAFSNEKVIAVIKDQLAIINQQTKFKLEFSLLHNFYPVKTDPQTDFVQQSAAISASHFPCQPIKLTTINGATDASVFVERNPQIKTIVLGPAAWKNAHQIDEYTTISSFLAMTNIYQEIVQNYFKTENK, encoded by the coding sequence TTGGATAAGCAGGAAAAAATTAAAGTGTTAACTGACTTAATTGCCATTAATTCAGTTAATGGCAATGAGGTGGCTGTGGCAAAATATTTAGCAACTTTTTTGGCTAAATATGGTATCTTAGCCAAAGTAGACTGTTTTGGTGACAACCGTGCCAATCTGGTAGCCGAATTTGGTGAGCATAAAACTCAGCAAGTTTTTTGTTTAACAGGTCATCAAGATACCGTAGCCGTGGCAGACAAAAGTCAATGGCATTCGAATCCGTTTCAAGCGAAAATTACTGGAGACCGGTTGTATGGCCGGGGCAGTGCTGATATGAAAAGTGGACTTGCTGCCGAAGCGATTGTGTTAGCTGAACTAGCTGAACAAAAAAAGACAATTCCCGGAGTTTTAAGGTTGGTTGCAACTGCGGGTGAAGAGTTTGGAACACCAGGTGCTTATCGATTGGCAAAACAAGGATTAATAGATGATGTTCAAGCAATGATTGTCGGTGAACCAACAGATGGGCAAATAGTCTATGCCCATGCAGGAACAATTAATTATCAAATTAAAAGTTACGGGAAAGCTGTTCACAGTTCAGCACCAGAAGCTGGAATTAATGCAATTAGCGGGTTGGTTGCTTATATTAATGCTGAGCCAAAATTGTTTGCTGATGATCCCGGTGATTCTGATTTAGGAAAGGTTAAACACAGTATTACAATCGTTAAGGGTGGTTCACAAATTAACATTATCCCTGACCAAGCTGAACTTTTCGGAAATATTCGTCCCACGCCAGCATTTTCTAATGAAAAAGTAATCGCGGTTATTAAAGACCAGCTGGCAATTATTAATCAGCAAACTAAATTTAAATTAGAATTTTCTTTACTGCATAATTTTTATCCAGTTAAAACTGATCCGCAAACTGACTTTGTTCAACAGTCGGCTGCTATTTCAGCCAGTCATTTTCCCTGTCAGCCAATCAAATTAACAACAATTAATGGTGCAACCGATGCAAGTGTCTTTGTTGAACGTAACCCACAAATTAAGACAATTGTTCTCGGACCAGCTGCTTGGAAAAATGCTCATCAAATTGATGAATATACAACAATCAGCAGTTTTTTGGCAATGACAAATATTTATCAAGAAATAGTTCAAAACTATTTTAAAACTGAAAATAAATAA
- a CDS encoding amino acid ABC transporter substrate-binding protein/permease gives MKKRFVFFCLTLIAAVAFFFSGQAPVHAEKTYTIGTDVTFPPFVYANSNNKYVGIDMELIRSIAKEEGFKIKIKPLGFNAAVQSVSSGQIDGVIAGMTITDERKQTFDFSNAYYQSGIVMAVAPKSGIKGLQDLKGKRVAVKTGTQGATYANSLKDKYGFKVVTFDDSDNVYNDVKTGNSAACFDDSAVLNYGVKTGLGLKIVTKPADIGQYGFAVKKGQNQELLKMFNQGLAKLKKNGKYDQIIKKYTGAAATSSTKKANEQKDAESNTFIGLIKQNRQAIWTGILETLKLTILSIIFATIFGILIGLLGVIPNKFSRGLSTTIIYIFRGLPLLVLALFIYNGVPSLTGSKIPAFVAGIITLTLNEGAYTAAFVKGGIEAVDAGQMEAARSLGLPFSKAMQKIVLPQGIKIMIPSFINQFIITLKDTSILSIIGILELTQTGKIIIARNLQGFKVWTIVAVIYLLLITILTLLSKWVERRINN, from the coding sequence ATGAAAAAAAGATTTGTATTTTTTTGTCTGACATTGATTGCCGCAGTGGCATTCTTCTTTAGTGGTCAGGCACCAGTTCATGCTGAAAAAACATATACAATTGGGACTGACGTAACATTTCCACCATTTGTTTATGCAAATTCCAATAATAAGTATGTTGGAATCGACATGGAACTGATTCGCTCAATTGCTAAAGAAGAGGGCTTTAAAATTAAAATTAAGCCCTTGGGATTCAACGCAGCTGTTCAATCTGTCAGTTCTGGTCAAATTGATGGTGTAATTGCTGGAATGACGATTACCGATGAACGCAAGCAGACTTTTGATTTTTCAAATGCATATTATCAATCTGGCATTGTGATGGCTGTTGCTCCCAAAAGCGGTATCAAAGGTTTGCAAGATTTGAAAGGAAAAAGAGTTGCTGTTAAAACAGGGACGCAAGGTGCAACTTATGCCAATTCACTTAAAGATAAATATGGCTTTAAGGTTGTGACCTTTGACGATTCTGATAATGTTTATAATGATGTTAAAACTGGTAATTCGGCAGCTTGTTTTGATGATAGTGCGGTTTTAAATTATGGTGTTAAAACGGGCTTAGGTCTGAAGATAGTAACTAAACCAGCTGATATTGGTCAATATGGCTTTGCTGTTAAGAAAGGCCAAAATCAAGAATTATTGAAGATGTTTAATCAAGGTTTAGCGAAATTAAAGAAAAATGGCAAATATGATCAAATTATCAAGAAGTATACTGGTGCAGCAGCTACTTCTTCAACCAAGAAGGCTAACGAACAAAAGGATGCTGAAAGTAATACTTTTATTGGTCTGATTAAACAGAATCGTCAAGCTATTTGGACTGGTATTTTAGAAACACTCAAATTAACGATTTTATCAATTATTTTTGCAACCATTTTTGGAATTCTGATTGGTTTATTAGGCGTTATTCCAAATAAATTTTCGCGGGGCTTGTCGACAACGATCATTTACATTTTCCGTGGACTGCCATTGCTGGTTTTGGCACTTTTCATTTATAATGGAGTTCCAAGCTTAACCGGTTCTAAAATTCCAGCATTTGTTGCCGGAATTATTACCTTGACCTTGAACGAAGGTGCCTATACAGCGGCATTTGTTAAAGGAGGAATTGAAGCGGTTGATGCTGGTCAAATGGAAGCAGCCCGCAGTTTAGGGTTACCATTTAGCAAGGCGATGCAAAAAATCGTTTTGCCACAAGGAATCAAAATTATGATTCCTTCATTCATTAATCAGTTTATTATCACGTTAAAGGATACTTCAATTTTATCAATTATCGGAATTTTGGAACTGACACAAACTGGTAAAATTATTATTGCCAGAAATTTACAGGGATTTAAAGTTTGGACGATTGTTGCAGTGATTTATTTACTGTTGATTACAATCTTGACCTTGTTATCAAAATGGGTAGAACGGAGGATCAATAACTAA
- the menB gene encoding 1,4-dihydroxy-2-naphthoyl-CoA synthase: MSRKWQKVKDYQEILFERTGKIAKLTINRPEKRNAFTPLTIMELIDAFNQCRDDSSIGVIILTGAGDLAFSSGGDQGIRGNGGYVGKDQIPRLNVLDLQHLIRIIPKPVIAMVKGWSVGGGNVLQLVCDLTIAADNAKFGQTGPKVGSFDAGYGSGYLARVIGHKRAKEVWFLNHWYTADEAYRMNWINKVVPLADVETETLKWCDEILTKSPTALRFIKAAMNADTDGLAGLQQFAGDATMLYYTSDEAKEGRDAFNQKRQPDFDQFPKFP; encoded by the coding sequence ATGAGTCGTAAATGGCAAAAAGTTAAAGATTACCAAGAAATATTATTTGAAAGGACCGGAAAAATCGCTAAGCTCACAATCAATCGGCCAGAAAAAAGAAATGCCTTTACTCCTTTGACGATTATGGAATTGATTGATGCTTTTAATCAGTGCCGAGATGATAGCTCAATTGGTGTGATTATTTTGACAGGTGCGGGCGATTTAGCCTTTAGTTCGGGTGGTGATCAGGGTATCCGGGGGAATGGCGGTTATGTTGGCAAAGATCAAATTCCCCGGTTGAACGTATTAGATTTGCAACACTTGATTCGAATTATTCCTAAACCGGTAATTGCGATGGTTAAGGGCTGGTCAGTTGGTGGGGGTAACGTCTTACAGCTGGTCTGTGACTTAACAATTGCAGCAGACAATGCCAAATTCGGTCAAACCGGTCCTAAAGTTGGTAGTTTTGATGCCGGATACGGTTCTGGATATTTAGCGCGAGTTATTGGTCATAAAAGAGCTAAAGAAGTTTGGTTTTTAAATCATTGGTACACGGCTGATGAAGCTTATCGGATGAATTGGATTAATAAAGTGGTGCCGTTAGCTGATGTTGAAACGGAAACTTTGAAATGGTGCGATGAAATATTGACAAAGTCACCGACAGCTTTACGTTTTATCAAAGCGGCGATGAATGCTGATACTGATGGCTTAGCAGGGTTACAGCAATTTGCCGGCGATGCAACGATGTTATATTACACTAGCGACGAAGCTAAAGAAGGACGCGATGCGTTTAATCAAAAACGCCAACCAGATTTTGATCAATTTCCTAAATTTCCTTGA
- a CDS encoding O-acetylhomoserine aminocarboxypropyltransferase/cysteine synthase family protein gives MVDCKFNTKRIHAGYRPEEHQYASSVPIYQTAAFGLTNTDVANQIVTGQLPGRFDYSRDGNPTIQVLEERIAELEGGVGAVAVASGMSAISFTILNVADGGGRIIAPINIYGSTLDEFRNFFPTYGINFDLVDDINDLKQVEQLIKPDTKAIYVESVANPSTEIADLAALAQIAHKAGIPLIVDNTFPTPYLLRPFEHGADIVIYSSTKGINGHGNTLSGLVVDHGKFNWENGKFPQFTTEEFILGDEEKKQTASFSSKFGQKAFIKRIRMKYVRLLGSVLGPIDAYFVLLGLETIAERLDKQVASAEKIAHFLVDSPYVKRVFYSGLNPENKLVKKYLPNGVGSILSFELKGNEENIAKLIKQTQIFSYLPNIGDAKSLIVNPARTTHREVPAKIRQRTGLNPQLIRLSIGLEDVSDLIADLDQALAAAFA, from the coding sequence TTGGTTGATTGTAAATTTAATACGAAAAGAATTCATGCGGGATATCGCCCTGAAGAGCATCAGTATGCTTCTTCTGTACCGATATATCAAACGGCGGCTTTTGGGCTGACTAATACAGATGTAGCGAATCAAATCGTAACTGGACAACTACCAGGACGTTTTGATTATTCTCGTGATGGAAACCCGACAATTCAGGTATTGGAAGAAAGGATTGCCGAGCTTGAAGGCGGTGTGGGAGCAGTAGCTGTTGCTTCCGGAATGTCAGCAATTTCATTTACAATTTTGAACGTAGCAGATGGTGGTGGCCGGATTATTGCACCAATCAACATTTATGGTTCAACGTTGGATGAATTCCGTAATTTTTTTCCGACCTATGGTATTAATTTTGATTTAGTTGATGATATCAATGATTTAAAGCAAGTCGAACAATTAATTAAACCAGATACAAAAGCCATTTATGTTGAAAGTGTGGCAAATCCTAGTACTGAAATTGCTGATCTGGCAGCTTTAGCACAAATTGCTCACAAGGCGGGCATCCCGCTGATTGTTGATAATACTTTTCCAACACCTTATTTACTAAGACCGTTTGAACATGGAGCAGACATTGTCATCTATTCTTCGACGAAAGGAATTAATGGGCATGGAAATACCCTCTCCGGTTTAGTCGTTGATCACGGCAAATTTAATTGGGAAAATGGCAAGTTTCCACAGTTTACTACTGAAGAATTTATCTTGGGCGATGAGGAGAAAAAGCAGACTGCCAGTTTTAGCAGCAAGTTCGGTCAAAAAGCTTTTATTAAACGAATTCGGATGAAATATGTTCGTTTGCTAGGTTCAGTTCTTGGGCCAATTGATGCCTATTTTGTTTTACTGGGTTTAGAAACAATTGCTGAACGACTTGATAAACAAGTTGCGAGTGCAGAAAAGATTGCTCATTTTTTGGTGGATAGTCCATATGTTAAACGAGTCTTTTATAGTGGTTTAAATCCTGAAAATAAACTGGTCAAAAAATACTTGCCCAATGGTGTTGGCTCAATTCTATCATTTGAGTTGAAAGGCAATGAGGAAAACATTGCCAAACTAATTAAGCAAACACAAATTTTCAGCTACTTGCCTAATATTGGTGATGCTAAATCATTGATTGTTAATCCAGCGCGAACAACTCATCGTGAAGTTCCAGCAAAAATTCGTCAACGCACAGGCTTAAATCCGCAATTGATTCGACTCTCGATTGGTTTAGAAGATGTTTCCGATCTAATTGCGGATTTGGATCAAGCATTAGCAGCGGCTTTTGCTTAA
- a CDS encoding o-succinylbenzoate--CoA ligase has protein sequence MQNWLIKQSQINPDKIALITAAEQWTFAQLTEKVLQTAGQITTLLGELPRQTRIAVLVKNDSTGYLVILALQQLGLVPLLLNWRLSRIELQRQLKIGQPRALIVDDNLATQLKVDVKVKLISLKQMTTSKAQTIVPVAEFLPDQLASIMFTSGTTGQPHGVKQTFQNHFYSAVGSAFNLGLDTNELWLCALPIFHISGLSIMMRSLIYGMGILLVQHFSAVEVTQQLQDYPVTLMSVVPQMLQRLLKVYPAKGYQQHFRGFLLGGGPIDAATLKTCQQKNLPVVQSYGMTETCSQVVALNFTEAERHLGSVGKPLFPIQVRLAAKPIGEIQLKGPNLAAGYLDDSNGFSQKMTADGWFKTGDIGRFDQTGFLYICGRKDEMLISGGENIFPQEIEAVYQQFSSIQEIAVIGVNDEKWGQVPWAFYSTQKPINYQLLLSFGRQHLAHYKVPQQFIWVDHLPRTASHKISRSKLRELAKKMKS, from the coding sequence TTGCAAAATTGGTTGATAAAACAATCGCAAATAAACCCAGACAAAATAGCCTTAATTACTGCTGCTGAACAATGGACGTTTGCTCAACTAACTGAAAAGGTTTTACAAACTGCTGGACAGATAACTACTCTGCTAGGAGAACTACCTAGGCAAACCCGCATTGCTGTATTAGTAAAAAATGATTCAACTGGTTACTTGGTAATACTAGCCTTACAGCAGTTAGGTTTGGTACCTCTGTTATTAAATTGGCGCTTGAGTAGGATAGAATTACAACGTCAGCTTAAAATAGGACAGCCAAGAGCTTTAATTGTTGATGATAATTTAGCAACTCAGTTAAAGGTGGATGTAAAAGTAAAATTGATTAGTTTGAAACAAATGACCACCTCAAAGGCTCAAACGATAGTCCCGGTGGCAGAATTTTTACCTGATCAATTAGCCTCAATTATGTTTACCTCCGGAACAACCGGTCAACCGCATGGAGTCAAGCAAACTTTTCAAAATCATTTTTATTCGGCGGTAGGTTCGGCTTTTAACCTGGGTTTAGATACTAATGAACTGTGGCTGTGTGCATTGCCAATTTTTCACATTAGCGGGCTATCAATTATGATGCGTAGCTTAATTTATGGAATGGGTATTCTTCTAGTTCAGCATTTTTCTGCAGTGGAAGTAACCCAGCAGTTGCAAGATTATCCAGTAACTTTGATGTCAGTTGTGCCACAAATGCTGCAGCGTCTCTTAAAAGTTTATCCTGCAAAAGGTTATCAACAGCATTTTCGGGGCTTTTTATTAGGTGGTGGTCCGATTGATGCAGCTACATTAAAAACTTGCCAGCAAAAAAACTTGCCAGTTGTCCAATCTTATGGAATGACGGAAACGTGTTCGCAAGTTGTTGCTTTGAATTTTACGGAGGCTGAACGACATTTGGGTTCAGTTGGCAAACCGCTGTTTCCAATCCAAGTAAGATTAGCAGCCAAACCGATTGGTGAGATTCAATTAAAGGGACCGAATTTAGCTGCTGGTTATTTGGATGATTCGAACGGGTTTTCTCAAAAAATGACAGCAGATGGTTGGTTTAAAACCGGCGATATTGGTCGTTTTGATCAAACTGGTTTTTTGTATATTTGTGGTCGCAAGGATGAGATGCTAATTTCTGGTGGAGAGAATATTTTTCCTCAAGAAATTGAAGCCGTTTATCAACAGTTCTCGTCAATTCAAGAAATAGCGGTTATTGGAGTTAATGATGAAAAGTGGGGTCAGGTGCCGTGGGCTTTTTACTCCACTCAGAAGCCAATTAATTACCAGCTGTTGTTAAGCTTTGGCCGCCAACATTTAGCTCACTATAAAGTTCCTCAGCAGTTTATCTGGGTGGATCATCTGCCAAGAACAGCGAGTCATAAAATTAGTCGTTCAAAACTGCGAGAACTTGCCAAAAAGATGAAAAGCTAG
- a CDS encoding trans-sulfuration enzyme family protein: MTAFNTQLVHGETIGDNQTGAVNPPVYNSSTYQYRSIEQPAHWDYARSGNPTREFLEKQIAQLEHGVRGFAFASGMAAIHAVLAIFKPGDHLIVGNQIYGGTYRLLNQYFKEREITFTAVDSRDLNAVAAAIQPNTKAIYFEPFTNPLLQVTSVKKISELAHKYRFLTIVDNTFLTPYLQQPLTLGADLVVHSATKYLSGHSDVIAGLVVAKNAELAEKIYFIQNALGGVLSPQDANLVRRGIQTLALRLERQQDNVAQLIKFLQHCPQVAGIHYPGLPGSADYDIAQDECRGCGGVFSFELVPGVDACQFVDHLKLFKLAVSLGAVESLAELPYEMSHAELPPEERLAAGISPQLIRLAVGIEDVTDLKADLQQALMVVSQQPQTSIK; this comes from the coding sequence ATGACAGCTTTTAATACACAACTAGTTCATGGAGAAACAATTGGTGATAATCAAACAGGTGCGGTTAATCCCCCAGTCTATAATTCATCAACTTATCAATATCGTTCAATCGAACAACCGGCCCATTGGGATTATGCTCGATCTGGTAATCCAACCCGAGAATTTTTAGAAAAACAAATTGCACAGTTAGAACATGGAGTTCGGGGCTTTGCATTTGCTTCTGGAATGGCAGCAATTCATGCAGTGCTAGCTATTTTTAAACCAGGGGATCATCTGATTGTTGGTAATCAAATTTACGGTGGAACTTATCGATTATTGAATCAATATTTTAAAGAGCGGGAAATCACCTTTACCGCAGTTGATTCACGAGATCTAAATGCGGTAGCGGCAGCAATTCAGCCAAATACAAAGGCAATTTATTTTGAGCCATTTACTAATCCTCTATTACAAGTAACCAGTGTTAAAAAAATTTCTGAATTAGCGCACAAGTATCGGTTTTTAACAATTGTTGATAATACTTTTTTGACACCTTACTTACAGCAACCGTTGACTTTAGGTGCTGATTTGGTAGTCCATTCAGCAACTAAATATCTAAGTGGACATTCGGATGTGATTGCTGGCTTGGTAGTGGCAAAAAATGCAGAATTGGCGGAAAAAATTTATTTTATCCAAAATGCTTTGGGTGGTGTTTTATCGCCACAAGATGCTAATTTAGTTCGACGTGGGATTCAGACACTAGCCTTGAGACTCGAGCGTCAGCAGGACAATGTTGCTCAATTAATTAAATTTTTGCAGCATTGTCCGCAAGTAGCTGGAATTCATTATCCTGGGTTACCGGGGTCAGCCGATTATGATATTGCTCAGGACGAATGTCGTGGCTGCGGGGGCGTCTTTTCTTTTGAACTCGTTCCAGGAGTTGATGCTTGTCAATTTGTTGATCACTTAAAGCTTTTCAAATTAGCTGTTAGCTTAGGTGCAGTTGAGAGTTTAGCTGAATTGCCATATGAAATGAGCCATGCCGAGTTACCGCCAGAAGAGCGATTGGCAGCTGGTATTTCACCACAGCTAATCAGGCTAGCTGTTGGAATTGAAGATGTAACAGACTTGAAGGCTGACTTGCAACAAGCATTAATGGTTGTTAGTCAGCAGCCGCAAACATCAATTAAATAA
- a CDS encoding methionine ABC transporter permease, whose amino-acid sequence MTELFAKYFPNVVYQGWTGDGGWLPAIGQTLYMTFWSALFGGILGLIFGIGLVLTDEDGITPNRNLFGFFDKVVSLFRAIPFIILLAFIAPVTNLIVGTQIGTTAALVPLSLGVFPFYARQVQVALKSVDQGIIEAAQSVGATFSDLVFDVYLREARAELVRVTTVTLISLIGLTAMAGAIGAGGLGNMAIAYGYNRFANDTTFVATLLVLVLVLLVQLIGDVLAKIFNHKNS is encoded by the coding sequence ATGACAGAACTTTTTGCAAAATATTTTCCAAATGTCGTTTATCAGGGCTGGACTGGCGATGGAGGCTGGCTACCAGCTATTGGTCAGACGTTATATATGACTTTTTGGTCGGCACTTTTTGGTGGGATTTTAGGCTTGATTTTTGGAATTGGCTTAGTATTGACAGATGAAGATGGGATTACACCTAATCGCAATCTGTTTGGCTTTTTTGATAAAGTAGTTTCACTATTTCGAGCAATTCCATTTATTATTTTATTAGCCTTTATTGCTCCAGTGACTAATTTAATTGTTGGAACACAAATTGGAACAACAGCGGCTTTGGTTCCTCTATCATTAGGTGTTTTCCCATTTTATGCGCGTCAAGTTCAAGTTGCTTTAAAGAGTGTTGACCAAGGAATTATTGAAGCGGCGCAATCAGTCGGAGCAACCTTTAGTGATTTGGTTTTTGATGTTTATTTGAGAGAAGCACGTGCTGAACTAGTACGTGTAACTACCGTAACTTTAATCAGCTTGATTGGCTTGACAGCGATGGCTGGAGCAATTGGAGCAGGTGGCTTAGGAAATATGGCCATTGCCTACGGTTATAATCGTTTTGCTAATGATACGACCTTTGTAGCCACGCTTTTGGTATTAGTTCTTGTCTTGTTGGTTCAATTAATTGGTGACGTATTAGCCAAAATTTTCAATCATAAAAATTCTTAA